The proteins below come from a single Vicinamibacteria bacterium genomic window:
- a CDS encoding energy transducer TonB — protein sequence MTPEGGRAGRSLASFMTSLLLQGGIIFAMIVVPLMATDNLPTPEGIMTFMATPPPPPPPPPPPPPPKAAPRPTAPRPVLATTPQFVAPVEIPDEIGMDMGIDFGVPGGVEGGVPGGVIGGIVGGLPEAPPPPPKQEPVRVGGNIRPPNKIKDVAPTYPDIAKQARVQGIVILEAIIDPQGTVTNVRVLRSIPLLDQSAIDAVKQWKYEPTLLNGVPVPIVMTVTVNFALS from the coding sequence TTGACGCCGGAGGGGGGTCGCGCGGGAAGATCCCTCGCGAGCTTCATGACCTCGCTTCTGCTGCAGGGCGGAATCATCTTCGCGATGATCGTCGTGCCGTTGATGGCCACCGACAACCTGCCCACGCCCGAGGGAATCATGACCTTCATGGCGACGCCCCCTCCGCCCCCTCCGCCACCGCCACCGCCGCCTCCCCCGAAGGCGGCGCCGAGGCCGACGGCTCCCCGTCCGGTGCTGGCCACCACCCCGCAGTTCGTAGCTCCGGTGGAGATCCCGGACGAAATCGGCATGGACATGGGGATCGATTTCGGAGTCCCCGGCGGTGTCGAGGGAGGGGTCCCGGGTGGGGTCATCGGCGGAATCGTGGGAGGGCTTCCCGAAGCACCACCACCCCCTCCGAAACAGGAGCCGGTGCGAGTTGGCGGAAACATTCGCCCGCCCAACAAGATCAAGGACGTCGCGCCGACTTATCCGGATATCGCGAAGCAAGCCCGAGTTCAGGGCATCGTCATCCTCGAGGCCATCATCGATCCTCAGGGAACCGTTACCAACGTGAGAGTGCTCCGCTCGATTCCACTACTCGACCAATCGGCAATCGATGCCGTCAAGCAGTGGAAATACGAGCCGACGCTCCTGAACGGCGTGCCGGTACCGATCGTCATGACGGTCACGGTCAACTTCGCGTTGAGCTAA
- a CDS encoding energy transducer TonB yields the protein MIEWGGQKRPPEASATGERPSARPTCLGSTIRLAAGGLRGDRWSGAPLGIAAHAVALATFGLLAVFSVDAPLTPALKPLVFWFAAPPPPPQLRGDPSLIPIESAVIPRLHDAAILDPPSRRLIMSDEILSPEFDVSFGADLGFDQGLADGMDSDIPGGVVGGVPGGLVGGVLGGKGTVVPPLPKPDVGPSPIRMPLPSYTKAAVRDNVSGAVVLRVLIDEKGKVQVLEVRRSIPTLDEEAIQMVESRWLFEPATKNGRPIPAVSDLVVRFRLY from the coding sequence TTGATCGAATGGGGTGGTCAGAAGCGGCCTCCAGAAGCCAGCGCGACCGGAGAACGACCTAGCGCGCGACCCACCTGCCTCGGCAGCACGATCCGCCTCGCCGCGGGAGGCCTGCGCGGCGACCGATGGTCGGGTGCTCCTCTGGGCATTGCCGCCCATGCCGTCGCATTGGCGACCTTCGGTCTGCTGGCCGTCTTTTCCGTGGACGCACCGCTCACACCGGCGTTGAAACCCCTGGTGTTCTGGTTCGCCGCTCCCCCGCCGCCCCCTCAGCTGCGAGGAGATCCGAGCTTGATTCCCATCGAGTCGGCGGTGATTCCACGCCTTCATGATGCGGCGATTCTGGATCCCCCTTCGCGTCGCTTGATAATGTCCGACGAGATCCTTAGCCCTGAGTTCGACGTCTCGTTCGGCGCCGACCTGGGCTTCGACCAGGGCCTCGCCGACGGAATGGATAGTGACATCCCCGGGGGTGTGGTTGGCGGAGTCCCCGGTGGACTGGTGGGAGGCGTCCTCGGGGGGAAAGGGACGGTGGTCCCTCCTCTGCCCAAGCCCGATGTGGGTCCGAGCCCTATCCGAATGCCGCTGCCGAGCTACACCAAGGCGGCGGTTCGCGACAACGTTTCCGGAGCGGTCGTGCTCCGCGTTCTCATCGATGAGAAGGGGAAGGTCCAGGTACTCGAGGTTCGCCGCTCGATCCCCACGCTCGATGAGGAGGCGATCCAAATGGTCGAATCTCGCTGGCTGTTCGAGCCTGCGACCAAGAACGGCCGACCGATCCCCGCGGTGAGCGACCTCGTCGTGCGGTTCCGTCTCTATTGA
- the secF gene encoding protein translocase subunit SecF — MDFIGDTSIDWLKYRWYFIAFSLIVASIGVLDIARKGGLRYGIDFSEGTIVYPRFEKTPQIEEIRRVLSNAGIGEAVIQRYDREEMNLVMIRVERRGDDTVELDATATRILDALRNNLPDNELVDVSTEIVGPVVGETLRRQARNATLFAMGAMLLYIGFRFEPIYGVGATVAVFHDVVLTLGLVSVFNHEISLNIIAAFLFLVGYSVNDTIVIFDRVRENRQLARRTSLREIMNLSINQTLRRTILTSGLTFFAVVALYALGGEVLRGFSFVLVTGIIIGTYSSIAIASPIVLWWRRYRDRPASQRRKAKTKPEERAARV; from the coding sequence ATGGATTTCATCGGCGACACCAGCATCGATTGGCTCAAGTACCGGTGGTACTTCATCGCGTTCTCACTCATCGTTGCCTCGATCGGCGTGCTCGATATCGCGAGGAAAGGTGGACTGAGGTACGGGATCGATTTTTCCGAGGGAACCATCGTCTACCCGCGATTCGAGAAGACGCCGCAGATCGAAGAGATCAGGCGCGTTCTCTCGAATGCCGGCATCGGCGAGGCCGTCATCCAGCGCTACGACCGGGAGGAGATGAACCTGGTGATGATCCGGGTCGAGCGAAGAGGCGACGACACGGTGGAGCTAGACGCCACCGCGACCCGTATCCTCGATGCCCTCAGAAACAATTTGCCCGACAACGAGCTCGTCGATGTCTCCACCGAGATCGTCGGGCCGGTCGTGGGTGAGACGCTTCGCCGACAGGCGCGAAATGCCACGCTTTTCGCCATGGGGGCGATGCTCTTGTACATCGGCTTCCGTTTCGAGCCCATTTACGGAGTGGGTGCCACCGTGGCCGTCTTTCATGACGTGGTGCTGACCCTGGGACTGGTCTCGGTCTTCAACCACGAGATCAGTCTGAACATCATCGCCGCGTTTCTCTTTCTCGTGGGTTACTCGGTGAACGACACCATTGTAATCTTCGACCGGGTCAGGGAGAACCGTCAGCTCGCGCGGCGGACCTCGCTCCGCGAAATTATGAATCTGTCGATCAATCAGACGCTGCGTCGCACCATCCTGACTTCCGGCCTCACTTTCTTTGCCGTGGTGGCCCTCTATGCCCTCGGGGGCGAGGTCCTGCGGGGCTTCTCCTTCGTTCTGGTCACGGGAATCATCATCGGAACCTACTCGTCCATCGCCATCGCCTCGCCCATCGTTTTGTGGTGGCGCCGGTATCGAGACCGGCCGGCGTCCCAACGCCGCAAAGCCAAGACCAAGCCCGAAGAACGAGCCGCGCGCGTGTAA
- the secD gene encoding protein translocase subunit SecD codes for MRKNLRWKAALILAVTGLCVWSFYPPEEKIKLGLDLKGGIHLIMKVNTEDALNAVTDEASEILGQSLDEESIAFDAIEKEEAGKLRVTGVDGTKDSAFRTLVETNFGSWEVLARGGGQWELEYRQAARSILREETVAQAIETIRRRVDELGVAEPVIAPHGDSGNQILVQLPGFDDIERAKGLIRETAKLELRLVQGRGFSEDQLLGGRPQPPGTEILSGIAETGGTDKYYYLVERVPVITGRDLKNARRSLDYDTNTPNVSFTLKPEAASRFQRETRANIGRQLAIVLDNNVVSAPVIQSAIYDQGQITGNFTVEEAQDLAIKLRSGALPASLEYQEERTVGPSLGADSIRSGVTASLVGLAAVVLFVLFYYRLSGVNAVIALALNVLILVAALAYFSATLTLPGIAGVILTIGVGVDANVLIFERIKEEMRSGKTPRTAISASFGKVFWTIFDANLTSLVAAVILFQFGTGPVQGFAVTLSIGLLSNMFTAIFVSRFIFDFVLSGRQVEALSI; via the coding sequence ATGAGAAAGAACCTGCGTTGGAAAGCCGCCCTCATCCTCGCGGTGACGGGTTTGTGCGTTTGGTCGTTCTACCCCCCCGAGGAGAAGATCAAGCTCGGCCTCGATCTCAAAGGTGGCATCCATCTGATCATGAAGGTGAATACCGAGGATGCTCTCAATGCCGTGACCGACGAGGCCTCCGAGATTCTCGGTCAATCGCTCGACGAGGAGAGCATCGCCTTCGACGCCATCGAGAAAGAAGAGGCGGGAAAGCTCCGGGTGACCGGCGTCGACGGCACGAAGGACAGTGCCTTCAGGACCCTCGTCGAGACCAACTTCGGGAGCTGGGAGGTCCTGGCTCGCGGAGGCGGACAATGGGAGCTCGAGTACCGGCAGGCCGCGAGGTCGATCCTGAGGGAGGAGACCGTCGCCCAGGCCATCGAGACGATCCGTCGTCGCGTCGACGAGCTAGGTGTGGCCGAGCCCGTGATCGCGCCTCACGGCGACTCCGGTAACCAAATTCTGGTCCAGCTTCCCGGCTTCGACGACATCGAACGGGCCAAAGGACTCATCAGGGAGACGGCAAAGCTCGAGCTGCGGCTCGTTCAGGGACGGGGTTTCTCCGAGGACCAACTGCTCGGAGGCCGCCCTCAGCCTCCGGGAACCGAGATCCTCTCCGGGATCGCCGAGACCGGGGGAACCGACAAGTACTACTACCTCGTCGAGAGAGTCCCGGTCATAACCGGCCGCGACCTGAAGAACGCACGGCGCTCGCTCGACTACGATACCAATACCCCCAACGTGTCTTTCACGCTCAAGCCCGAGGCCGCGAGCCGCTTCCAGCGTGAAACGCGGGCCAACATCGGTCGACAGCTCGCGATCGTCCTGGACAACAACGTCGTCTCCGCTCCCGTCATCCAGAGCGCCATCTACGATCAGGGGCAGATCACGGGAAACTTCACCGTGGAGGAAGCTCAGGATCTCGCCATCAAACTGCGCTCCGGCGCCCTGCCCGCTTCGCTCGAGTATCAGGAGGAGCGGACCGTCGGACCCAGCCTGGGAGCCGACTCCATCCGCAGTGGCGTCACCGCTTCCCTGGTCGGACTCGCCGCCGTGGTCTTGTTCGTACTCTTTTATTATCGACTCTCCGGCGTCAACGCCGTCATCGCCCTCGCACTCAACGTCCTGATTCTCGTGGCCGCTCTGGCCTACTTCTCGGCGACACTCACACTGCCCGGAATCGCCGGAGTCATCCTGACCATCGGCGTCGGCGTGGACGCCAATGTGCTGATTTTCGAGCGCATCAAGGAGGAGATGCGGAGCGGAAAGACTCCGCGCACGGCCATATCGGCGAGCTTCGGCAAGGTGTTCTGGACGATCTTCGACGCCAATTTGACGAGCCTCGTGGCGGCTGTGATTCTCTTCCAGTTCGGAACCGGTCCGGTGCAAGGATTCGCCGTGACGCTGAGCATCGGTTTGCTGTCGAACATGTTCACCGCGATCTTCGTCTCCCGCTTCATTTTCGACTTCGTGCTCTCGGGCCGGCAGGTCGAGGCGCTCAGCATCTGA
- the yajC gene encoding preprotein translocase subunit YajC, which translates to MLAVVPLQGSGAFLSNQILLMLVIFAVFYLIVIRPMRKKQQDTETMLSQLKNGDRVLTSGGIYGTVVGVSDDSVQLRVAEHVKIQVAKSAITQLVEESSKARLAAAAAKK; encoded by the coding sequence ATGCTTGCCGTCGTGCCTCTTCAAGGTTCGGGTGCGTTCTTGAGCAACCAGATTCTGCTCATGCTCGTCATCTTTGCCGTCTTCTACCTCATCGTCATCCGGCCGATGCGAAAGAAGCAGCAGGATACCGAGACGATGCTGAGCCAGCTGAAGAACGGAGATCGGGTCTTGACCAGCGGCGGAATCTACGGCACCGTCGTCGGCGTGAGCGACGATTCCGTCCAATTACGGGTGGCGGAGCACGTAAAGATTCAAGTCGCGAAATCGGCTATCACCCAGCTCGTTGAGGAGTCGTCCAAGGCCCGCCTTGCAGCCGCGGCTGCGAAGAAGTAG
- the tgt gene encoding tRNA guanosine(34) transglycosylase Tgt gives MVSFALTAGCGRARRGVLTTTHGPVDTPAFMPVATQGAVKALTQRQLEELDSQIILANTYHLMLRPGAERVAALGGLHDLISWRRPILTDSGGFQIASLAALRRVDDGGVTFRSHLDGSLHLLTPERAVDIQEKLGSDIAMVLDECIVYPADTTSAREACRRTLEWARRSKQAHRRGDQALFGIVQGGVYEDLRREHARALVDLDFPGYGIGGLAVGEPIALTLAMTEAVAEELPGDKPRYLMGAGTPLDILESVERGVDLFDCVLPTRNARNGTLFVSTGKIAIKNARYSDDPAPLDPRCLCYTCRNFSRAYLRHLFLAREMSSATLNTIHNLHFYFALLRRIRSAIEEGTFSTLLDEERSRVADGSA, from the coding sequence ATGGTGAGTTTCGCCTTGACCGCAGGTTGCGGACGGGCGCGCCGGGGTGTCCTCACGACGACCCACGGTCCAGTGGATACCCCAGCGTTCATGCCGGTCGCCACCCAGGGCGCGGTAAAGGCGTTGACCCAGAGGCAGCTGGAAGAGCTGGATTCCCAGATCATTCTGGCCAACACCTATCATCTTATGCTTCGACCGGGGGCCGAACGGGTCGCGGCGCTCGGCGGACTCCATGACCTCATCTCCTGGCGACGGCCGATTCTGACCGATAGCGGCGGTTTTCAAATCGCGAGTCTCGCGGCCTTGAGACGCGTCGACGACGGCGGCGTTACCTTCCGCTCCCACCTCGACGGCTCGCTTCACCTGTTGACCCCGGAACGGGCGGTCGACATCCAGGAAAAGCTCGGCTCGGACATCGCGATGGTGCTCGACGAATGCATCGTCTATCCTGCCGACACCACGAGCGCTCGCGAGGCTTGCCGCCGCACTCTGGAGTGGGCCCGGCGCTCCAAGCAGGCACACCGTCGAGGCGATCAGGCGCTGTTCGGCATCGTGCAAGGCGGGGTGTACGAAGACCTGCGTCGTGAGCACGCCCGAGCGCTCGTCGACTTGGACTTTCCCGGTTACGGAATCGGTGGCCTAGCGGTCGGCGAACCGATCGCGCTCACGCTCGCGATGACTGAAGCCGTGGCCGAAGAGCTCCCCGGGGACAAACCGCGATACCTGATGGGAGCGGGAACGCCTCTAGACATCCTCGAGTCGGTGGAGCGCGGAGTCGACCTGTTCGACTGCGTTCTTCCCACGAGGAACGCTCGAAACGGCACGTTATTCGTTTCGACGGGGAAAATCGCGATCAAGAACGCCCGCTATTCCGACGACCCGGCACCACTGGATCCTCGGTGCCTCTGCTACACCTGTCGGAACTTCTCCCGAGCTTACCTGCGGCATCTGTTCCTCGCCCGCGAGATGAGCTCCGCGACGCTGAACACCATCCATAACCTACATTTCTACTTCGCGCTTTTGCGCCGCATCCGTTCTGCCATCGAGGAAGGCACCTTCTCAACCCTTCTCGACGAAGAGCGCTCCCGGGTTGCCGACGGATCGGCTTGA
- a CDS encoding HAD family hydrolase — protein sequence MHYRLVAIDLDGTLLDSAKRIPADNLSAIEEISGAGIAVAVVSGRRFSSLRRLLAPLQPAYVVANSGAIVREGLEGAILRRRMLPRAAACEILRFAREFPMEPVVHDGPNGEGHIILRSSARDLPSLKRYLGERQPNAQWVDDFRLLRDPVQIGFTDGVDSIRAFEKALRHALAPRGLGFATARTEYADEDFALLDVLSEEATKAVALEFLASHLGITLEETIAIGDNWNDVEMLERAGLGIVMGNASSALRAHGLATTSTNDDAGVAEAIRRYVLS from the coding sequence GTGCACTACCGGCTCGTCGCCATCGACCTCGATGGGACCCTGCTCGACTCCGCGAAAAGAATCCCGGCGGACAACCTGAGCGCAATCGAGGAGATATCTGGAGCAGGAATCGCGGTTGCCGTCGTCAGCGGCCGACGGTTCTCCTCGCTACGACGACTCCTCGCTCCTCTCCAACCGGCTTACGTGGTGGCCAACAGCGGCGCCATCGTGAGAGAGGGGCTCGAGGGAGCCATTCTTCGGCGAAGGATGCTACCGCGGGCGGCGGCTTGCGAGATTCTGCGCTTCGCGCGGGAGTTTCCCATGGAGCCCGTGGTCCACGATGGGCCGAATGGCGAGGGCCATATCATCCTGAGATCCTCGGCGCGAGATCTTCCTTCGTTGAAACGTTACCTCGGCGAGAGGCAGCCGAACGCCCAATGGGTGGACGACTTCAGGCTCCTGCGCGACCCGGTGCAGATCGGCTTCACCGACGGAGTCGATTCCATCCGTGCCTTCGAGAAGGCCCTGCGACACGCGCTCGCCCCGCGAGGTCTCGGATTCGCCACGGCGCGAACGGAGTATGCCGACGAGGACTTCGCGCTTCTCGATGTCCTGTCCGAAGAAGCGACGAAGGCGGTGGCGCTCGAGTTCCTCGCGAGCCATTTGGGAATCACCCTCGAGGAAACGATCGCCATCGGAGACAACTGGAACGACGTCGAAATGCTGGAGCGCGCGGGCCTCGGCATCGTAATGGGAAACGCGTCGAGCGCGCTGCGCGCTCATGGGTTGGCGACGACTTCGACCAACGACGACGCCGGAGTCGCCGAAGCGATTCGGCGATATGTGTTGAGTTGA
- a CDS encoding HEAT repeat domain-containing protein — MTRFSGPLAAAILAVVCVDCASTPAPTIEPPFEIKYARLVKLEDERSLGGGEIEARLTDPDARLRARAALALGRIGIGQTASRLVPLLSDPSAYVRTTAAFALGLYETELPPSARDELLETLSDESASVRGRAAETLARKVGEEAAEPIADAIASDLPRGQEPYGWTASMTSSEMRFPHFAERLSLFALSKLESVRWAWGLLATEGGTPRLAWWPAAWAASNLPGEQLSSIFLFYAGSPDPVLRLYGARGLGGTVPEQSRDQLRVLLFDPNEKVRIEAIRASARLGLEELVPDLITHLTEDTRYVQVEVLKALSVLRHPEAVDPLIDLLGSEIAWVRGLALSALAHQDEESFFLLLSGVGVDPDWGTRVAVVETLGKMGSKLARTRLRDSLDDPDARVRGAVLRNLAHQDDEDPTGLFIERLRAEDPFERVAAANRLAHLRNEAALGPLEQAFHAETDERAKVAMLSAIDWLDGERGSELARAAEDDSSYLLRRRSAAILGSDVRALPSRYGLEHYQAFIEAPYTPQAFIRTGRGTIELELFIADAPLTVKNFIELARKGFYDGLTFHEVVPNGFIRTGDPRADGNGGPGYSIRSEINERPFLRGTVALWEEEKDWGGSQFFITHLPEPGFDGRFTVFGQVTTGMDVVDRIERGDSVLDVTIWDGITSPYRGE; from the coding sequence ATGACACGATTCTCTGGCCCGCTCGCGGCGGCAATTCTCGCGGTGGTCTGCGTGGATTGCGCCAGCACACCCGCGCCAACCATCGAGCCACCCTTCGAGATCAAATATGCCCGGCTGGTGAAGCTCGAGGACGAGCGATCGCTCGGGGGCGGCGAGATCGAGGCGAGACTGACGGACCCTGACGCTCGGCTGCGGGCGCGGGCGGCGCTCGCGCTCGGTCGAATCGGTATCGGGCAGACCGCCTCCCGGCTCGTCCCCTTGCTCTCCGACCCCTCGGCCTATGTGAGAACGACGGCGGCCTTCGCCCTCGGGCTGTACGAGACCGAACTACCGCCGTCGGCCCGGGACGAGCTGCTCGAAACCCTGTCCGACGAGTCGGCTTCTGTCCGGGGACGGGCCGCCGAGACGCTTGCGCGCAAGGTGGGCGAAGAGGCAGCAGAGCCCATTGCCGACGCGATCGCGTCCGATTTGCCCCGGGGCCAGGAGCCCTACGGCTGGACGGCGTCGATGACGAGCTCCGAGATGCGTTTTCCGCATTTCGCCGAGCGGCTCTCGCTGTTCGCCCTGTCTAAGCTCGAGAGTGTGCGCTGGGCGTGGGGTCTGCTCGCCACCGAAGGCGGCACACCGCGTCTCGCCTGGTGGCCTGCGGCCTGGGCGGCCAGCAATCTCCCGGGCGAACAGCTTTCCTCGATCTTTTTGTTCTACGCGGGCTCACCCGACCCCGTTTTGAGGCTCTACGGTGCGCGCGGTCTCGGCGGCACCGTGCCGGAGCAGTCTCGCGACCAGCTTCGCGTGCTCCTGTTCGACCCCAACGAGAAAGTCCGCATCGAAGCCATTCGCGCCTCGGCGCGGCTGGGGCTCGAGGAGCTGGTGCCCGATTTGATTACCCACCTCACCGAAGACACGAGATACGTCCAGGTCGAGGTGTTGAAAGCTCTTTCCGTCTTGCGCCATCCCGAGGCCGTCGACCCTCTCATCGATCTTCTCGGCAGCGAGATCGCCTGGGTGCGAGGACTCGCGCTCTCCGCGCTGGCGCATCAGGACGAGGAGAGCTTCTTTCTTCTCTTGTCGGGCGTGGGTGTGGATCCCGACTGGGGGACCCGAGTCGCGGTGGTGGAGACCCTCGGAAAGATGGGGAGCAAGCTCGCCCGGACCCGACTTCGGGATTCACTCGACGACCCGGACGCTCGCGTCCGCGGGGCGGTCCTGCGCAATCTCGCGCATCAGGATGACGAAGATCCGACCGGGCTTTTCATCGAGAGATTGCGGGCGGAGGATCCGTTCGAACGCGTCGCCGCAGCCAACCGTCTTGCGCACCTCCGGAATGAAGCTGCCCTGGGGCCCTTGGAGCAGGCTTTTCACGCCGAAACGGACGAGCGGGCGAAGGTGGCGATGCTATCGGCCATCGACTGGCTCGATGGCGAGCGGGGCAGCGAGCTCGCCCGAGCTGCCGAAGACGACTCGAGCTACTTGCTGAGACGGCGCTCGGCGGCGATTCTGGGGAGCGATGTGCGCGCGCTCCCCAGCCGTTACGGTCTCGAGCACTACCAGGCTTTCATCGAGGCCCCCTACACGCCGCAGGCGTTCATCCGGACCGGACGCGGGACCATCGAGCTGGAGCTTTTCATCGCCGACGCGCCCCTGACGGTGAAAAACTTCATCGAGCTCGCGCGCAAGGGTTTCTACGATGGACTGACGTTTCACGAGGTCGTCCCCAACGGTTTCATCCGAACGGGTGACCCGAGGGCCGACGGCAACGGAGGTCCGGGCTATTCGATTAGATCGGAAATCAACGAAAGGCCATTCCTCAGGGGAACGGTGGCCCTGTGGGAGGAGGAAAAGGACTGGGGCGGAAGCCAGTTCTTCATTACTCACTTGCCCGAGCCTGGTTTCGACGGACGCTTTACCGTGTTCGGACAGGTCACGACGGGAATGGACGTCGTCGACCGAATCGAGCGCGGGGATTCCGTTCTGGACGTCACCATCTGGGACGGCATTACGTCTCCCTACCGGGGCGAATAG